A DNA window from Hevea brasiliensis isolate MT/VB/25A 57/8 chromosome 2, ASM3005281v1, whole genome shotgun sequence contains the following coding sequences:
- the LOC110671971 gene encoding uncharacterized protein LOC110671971: MNAIASPPYTKNSQARGKSTGWATFGLKQRQKQGLQLQQVGDDPFPPLPTTSITSLRPCENLSNNNNFSTSWADESLIEDIMASVNNDIDKATTLLEEMISTGNSTEKGEAKDLSNCDDFRCEEGGKEIALSEQTSNLAADIADLSSTLVGTFKSNHKQLKDAHTACERRLSGVYNWYLKLISELC, from the exons ATGAACGCGATTGCAAGCCCGCCCTATACCAAAAACTCACAGGCAAGAGGTAAGTCCACAGGTTGGGCTACCTTTGGCCTCAAGCAGCGTCAGAAACAAGGTCTTCAACTTCAACAAGTCGGCGATGATCCTTTTCCACCCCTGCCTACCACTAGCATCACCTCTCTTCGTCCCTGTGAAAACCTATCGaacaataataatttttctacTAG CTGGGCTGACGAAAGTTTGATCGAGGATATCATGGCCTCTGTGAATAATGATATTGATAAGGCCACAACTTTGTTAGAAGAGATGATTTCTACTGGCAACTCTACGGAGAAGGGGGAAGCAAAGGATTTATCTAATTGCGATGATTTTCGATGTGAAGAAGGGGGAAAAGAGATTGCTTTGTCAGAACAGACCTCAAACCTTGCTGCAGACATCGCTGATCTAAGCTCTACTCTTGTGGGTACTTTCAAAAGTAATCACAAACAATTGAAGGATGCGCATACTGCCTGTGAACGTAGGCTCTCTGGTGTATATAATTGGTATTTGAAACTAATTTCTGAACTTTGCTAG